GGAACTCCCTCCGGCCAAAGCGGCTCCAGAGGGCTCCGCCCAGGCTCTCTTCTGCAGCCATTCAGCCAAATACGCCCCACCCTCCTGCGCCCCGGGAGGAGGGATGGAGAAAGCCGCCCAGGAGGAGGATGGCCATTTGTCCGACACCcccggggtgggggaaaggaatagggcggtggggtggggtggtgttcTGAAGGGAGGTGCAATTCGCTAGAGAAGCGGGGAAGGAGCCAGGGTCGCCGCGTAAAAAGCCCAGGTTGTCCTCGGGATCCCAAGAGAGGAGCCGCGTTGTGGAGGAAAAATTCCCCTCCCTTCGCTTCTCTGGCTTTCTTAATCGTGCTGTTTTCAAAGTCTGCCTGGGAGGCTGTTTCTGGCTGGAGAAAAGGGGCTGGGTCTCTTATCCGAAGGATACTGGATAGAACAGGGATAAGGACCCTCTTGTTAGGCTACTGCAGCTTCCGACCTCCCTGGCGATTAGGGCTGGCGttccgcaacatctggagggccagaggttccccatcaccTCTGCAGGAAAACCCTCTTCTGTGAAAAGGGAGTGTTTAAGAGACATGCCCCTCTGGGGAGTCTGGATGAGCGCGggaccttcctttccccctccccttgcaaagcatcccccccccccagggtgggaTCTCACATGCTTTGGGATGCGATGGTTGCCTATGGGCTGATCTGCATTGTTAGTTTATTtagggcaggtatccccaaacttcggccttccagatgttttggactacaattcccatcttccccaaccactggtcctgttagctagggatcatgggagttgtaggccaaaacatctggagggccgcagtttggggatgcctgattcagGGCATTTGGATCCCCGCTCCTCAGCCAAACAGGCTCCCCAGTAGCTTGTGTGCAATCCATAAAAACAAGGCAAAAGCGCCTTCCTGCAGGCTTGCAGTTGAAAAGTCAgggcacaaaaggaaagggggacctggagggaagaggaaagatgCAAACTCCGACAGGCACCTGCTCTTAAAATTAAACATTGCTTTTTCCACCTCCGCCATCAGAGGCAGTGTGCAAGTTTTTCCTGGGTGGGATGCACAGAGTTGGGTGAGGTGTCCTCAAGTGGGTCTAAGTAAGTCATgtgtacattgaaagcacatttcctcccccaagaatcatgagaactgcagtttaccccttTGCAGAACTATGGTTCCCAGACTTATTTCTTGGAGTtattttaaatcaggcatccccaaacttcggccctccagatgttttggactacatttcccatcttccctgaccactggtcctgttagctagggatcatgggagttgtaggccaaaacatctggagggccgcagtttggggaatcggatgcctgttttaaatagTTGGGTGTGTAGGCATCCTCACTCTTGGAAGGCAGGAGGCCTGAGCATTAATTCAGCCAAGCAAGGAGGTGTGTTGCGCAGTCTCATTTCAAAAATGTGTGCCTTGGATTTCAGGTTTCTGTGGGAAGGCTTAGGGGCCCGAAAGAGGGAGAAGCAACAGGCTGTGCACATTTTCAAATGTGTGCATAATCATGAGGCCTAGAGATCGCTTAAAATCCAGGCTAGGCTGTTGCTGTTCTAAGAAATGCAACTCTTGATTCTGTTTGCTGTTTGCACAAAGAACCTTAGTAGACCAAAGTCCTACCTgcattgtgggggtgggtgggggggtgtcaCAGGTGAGTATTAATGGGGTGGGTGTTGCCATGGGTGGGGTAACTTGAGCAGTCCCTCCAGGCtagattatcccccccccctgaaagcaGTTGCATAAAGCCGAGCTAATTACGTAAGAAAAGTTAATTAGCCGGCTGAAACAGGCTCCCTGATCAACACCTGCTTAATCAAAGGTTATTTTTCAAAGCAGAATTGGGTATTTGTGCTTTGGTGTGAATTGGGGTTGGCGTGAGATGCAGAGCACTTGCAAGACCAGgcactttgctccccccccccacataaagtGAGATATGATAGACggtttgtgtgtatgtttttcctgttgttttcctttttacttGAGCAGTTAATTGTATTGGTACGGTAGGTTAGGATCACAAGCTTGTGAGTTCTGCTTTTGCCTTCTGTATTTCCATTTACTCTGGGTATCGGTACTGCGAGAAAGCATTGCTTGCTTAAACAGCCTGTCCGCCTGGTCACCTGGGAGTGTGATAGCTCGGTAAAAGTGTGGCTTTCTTTTAAATTGATGTTATTTCACAAAATCGATAGACCGATTGATCGTAATAAAACCTCACAAAGCGGTCTACAAAAAGAATAAGATTCGCAATGTGGATTTTGCTTTGTGGGTGTGTCCGTCCCATGATTTACGGTACCTTTTGCCTATGGCATCCAAAAGTAAAACCCCTGCCCAGTTGTGAGACCGAGATGCCTCTGCGGGAGAAAATATGGTTGCAGTGGCCCACATGGTCCAAGAATTCTGCTGCAGGAATACAGGAGCTTGCCTTACAGCGAGTCagaccatttgggggggggtattaattcgttattattttgattttatatattgtgatcttttttgcGAACCACcccgagacctccaggtatagggcagtatataaattcaatcaaaatcaatcaataatatcaccagcagcagctctccaagatttccgACGGGTTTCTTGGTGCAGCAAGAGTAGCAAACTCCAAAAGCGGCATCCTGTTTTTCATCCTATTCTCCATAATGCAGGTTGGCTACCAACAGGAGAGCCCTGCAGGGTTGGACCAAGGGTTCGTTTCGCCCAGCGTACTGTTTCAAACATTTCCCCGCAATGGGAATTGcgggatggcagctaacagattgaggttgaatcctgacaagacagaagtactgtttgtgggggacaggaggcgggcaggtgtggaggactccctggtcctgaatggggtaactgtgcccctgaaggaccaggtgcacagcctgggagtcattctggactcacagctgtccatggaggcgcaggtcaattctgtgtccagggcagctgtctatcagctccatctggtacgcaggctgagaccctacctgcccgcggactgtctcgccagagtggtgcatgctctggttatctcccgcttggactactgcaatgtgctctatgtggggctacctttgaaggtgacccggaaactacaactaatccagaatgcggcagttagactggtgactgggagcggccgccgagaccacataacaccggtcttgaaagatctacattggctcccagtaggtttccgagcacagttcaaagtgttggtgctgaccttcaaagccctaaatggcctcggtccagtatacctgaaggagcgtctccacccccattgttctgcccggacactgaggtccagcattgagggccttctggcggttccctcattgcaagaagccaagttgcagggaaccaggtagagggccttctcggtggtggcgcccgccctgtggaacgccctcccatcagatgtcaaagagaaaaacagctaccagatttttagaagacatctgaaggcagccctgtttagggaggcttttaatgtttaatagattattttatttcatttttctgttggaagccgcccagagtggctggggaaacccagccagatgggcggggtataaataataaattattattattattattattattattattattattattattattattatgctgctaGCTTAATTTGCAGCCTCTTCTTAagccttcctttcttttcacACTGCTTTCCTTTCCTGGAACTTTTTGAACTCACACTATGTCCGTTGCACGACCAAATCTGCATCTACACAAACGGGGTGGGGTCTTGTgactctgccttgcatgcaaaaagtcccaggttcaatctagGTAGGTTTGGGAGTCTCCCTGGCCTGAGTCCtcgggcagctgctgccagccagtgtaggcagcaCTAGCTAGATGGAGCATTGGGCCAACTCGGTAtaggacagcttcctatgttccgtCTTTGCTTACAATTGGCTCTGTACACTGCAGAGTGCCATTCCAAAGACACCCCAGCCACTTGCCCTCTTCATCAGGCAAATTAAGCCCTGATAGCgagtgcccgggggggggggtcctcttccTACCCCAATCTGAAAGTCAGCCTACATTTGCATCTTTAAATATAAATTAGCACGTGTGTGTTTTATGGCACTTTGTGTTAGACTGAGGCTCAAAGTCTTCTAAatacctagatcaggcatccccaaactgcggccctccagatgttttggcctacaactcccatgatccctagctaagaggaccagtggtcagggctggtgggaattgtagtccaaaacatctggagggccaaagtttggggatgcctgacctagatgttCTCATGGGCGAGACATTGGGCAAGATCACCTCTCAACATGCATGCTCTGCATAATCAGATGTCACATGATGACAGCAAGGAAGgcgttggactccagctcccatcatccccagtcaacatggccaacggttgggggattatgggagttgtagtccagcaacatctattGCAGGGGTGGCTGATAAGGTTCCCCCCAGATGtttctcccctcatccctgatcattggctgttactctcttttttgaaataatttttctttgattttacaaatacaaggttataaaaatccaaatataaATCCATATACAGAGATTCCTCTGAATCTTGTGACTTCCCCCCGCCCCTCCATGGGGTCCCATTTTGAACATTTACAACTGCGTATTCTTCCATACTCTCACTTTTATATCAATCCACATTGTCCATGGTATTTGTTAGACTACAAGTAAAATCAAAATCCTGCTAATAATaatgcagtggtgcctcggtttaagtacacaattggttccggaagtctgtacttaacctgaagcgtacttaacctgaagcgaactttcccattgaaagtaatggaaagtggattaatccattccagacaggtccgcggagtacttaaactgaaagtactcaaactgaagtgtacttaaaccgaagtatgacaataataataataataataataataataatagaaataataataataacaatttatttatttatatcccgcccatctggctgggtttccccagccactctgggcagcttccaacaaaatcttaaaatacaatagttgttcatatattaaaagcttccctaaacagggctgccttcagatgtcttctaaaagtctggtagtttcttttttcctttgacatctgatgggagggcgttccacagggcaggtgccactaccaagaaggccctctgcctggttccctgtaacttcgcatctcgcagtgagggaaccgccagaaggccctgcttacagtggtctcctaaataacttataATTTCCCCCACATTCTTTTATaattttttgtcctcttggtttctgagttttctaGTCACTTtggccatttcggcatagtcccaTCACCTTGGTAGGgacctttcttctttccatctctcgggcggctgttgttccatacataaaaaaaaccattttgacCACTGGCTATTCTAGCTGGGGCTGAAAGTCTTAACATCTAGAAAGAACCATGTATGGTCCCTGATCTCTAGGATGGGACGTTGGTTAAAGCGTTTGAGCCATGAACATCCATCACCATGAGCCAGGAATGGCGAGTTGCGGcagcccagatgttgttggcctccgcaactcccatcagcccctaagccagcatggccaatggtcggggATGCCAGGAGCTGCAGTCTAGTAACATCTGGAAGTTACAGGACCACATCTGGAGGTTCCTCTGCCACACAGCAATGGGTTGCCTTTCAGCAGAACATTACTGGTTatcttgagcaggggtcagcaaactttttctgcagggggccagtacactgtccctcagaccttgtggggggccggactatattttgattttttttaaaatatatatatgaacaagttcctatgccccacaaataacccagagatgcattttaaataaaaggccacattctactcatgtaaaaacaccaggcaggccccacaaataacccagagatgcattttaaataaaaggacgcattctactcatgtaaaaacacgctgatttccagactgtccgtgggtcggatttagaaggcgattgggccgcatccggcccccgggccttagtttggggaaccctgatcttgagcatctaaaacagtgtttttggactacaactcccatcgccccctagctagcaagatcagggatgatggaaacggTAGTTCgaaaaacagccagagacccaagtttgggaagcactgattTCAGAAAACAATAGTTGTGAATATGACGTGACTTCTGGACTCTCCTTGTTTATCCCAGCAGGTGATGGAACAATGAAGGACCCAAAAGGGAAGACTcttcaggaggaggaagaggaggaggaggaggactttgGGCCCCAAGTCGAACTGCACTTCACCATCTTGGAAGAATCCGAAGGCGGCATTTCTCAGGGGAAGCTCTGGCATTGCGAGATCGATGCCGAGCTGCAGCCTGCCGACTCCTCCCAGCCGGAGCTGGACGATGACTCCGTTTACTCTGACCGGTCGCGCTCCCCATCCCCAGAACTCCAGGAGGTCCTCCCGCACCCTGACCGGGAAGCCGGAAAAAGGCGAGCGGAGGCCTACCCTCCGCAAGGTCCTGAGCAGCAGGTGGAGCTTCATTTCACCATCCTGGAGGAGTCGGAAGGGGGCATCTCCGAGGGGAAGCTCTGCGCGAGCGAGGTCAGGCCGGACGAGCCCCTGCAGGCCAGCTACCCCGAGCGCCCGTGGGACGGACCCGTTCCCTTGAGCAGGAAGCTCAGCCCGCCGTTGGAGGCGGCGAAACCTTCGTTCCGACCAGCTGAAGGCCGGCTGGAAGGAGAAACCAAAGGCAAGGCCCCTGCGCAGGAGGCCTCCGACCAGCAGGTGGCGCTGCACTTCAGCATCTTTGACGACCCTGAGGAAGCCAGCCTCTCCCAGGGCGCTGAGGATTACCCGATCTGGGAGAGCCCGTTCAAGCCGGCCATGTACCCGGGGAACTACCCGAAGGAGGACTGGGATATGTCCATCGACAGCCTGGGGGATGTCTTTGAGCAGCAGTTCTACCCTGGCGGGCGGGTGTACCCGTGCACCGAGTGCGGGCGGGTGTTCAACCGGAAGTCGACCCTGACGCGCCACTGGcggacccacacaggggagaagccctactcGTGCCTTGACTGCGGGCGCAGCTTCAGCCTCAACCTGAACCTCCTCACCCACCAGAtgacccacacgggggagaagccctacaagtgccccGACTGCGGGCAGAGTTTCACCCGCAGCACCAGTGTCACCCGGCACCAGCGGAGCCACCGGGAGGAGGACGGGCCCTACAAGGGCGACCTGTGGGAGGAGGCTTTCCCCTACATGTTCCCGGGCCCTTTCCCCTACCCGATGccccccatggtggaggagaggcCCTACCTTTGCCCCGACTGTGGCGAGGCCTTCGCGCACAGCGGCAGCCTCAACCGCCACTTGCGCATGCACCGGGGCGAGCGGCCGTACAGGTGCGTCATGTGCGGCGAGGGCTTCTGCTCCATGTCGAAGCTCTGCCGCCACGAGAGGATCCACATGGTGGAGAAGCCCTACCACTGCGAGATCTGCGGGAAGAGCTTCGCCGTCAAGTCCACCCTGACCCGCCACCAGATGCTGCACCAGGCCGAGAGGCCCTACATGTGCCCCCACTGCGACAAGGGCTACGTCCAGCGGAGCCACCTGGCCAGGCACCACCACAAGGCGCACCCCGGGGTGCCCTTCAACCCCGTCAAAGCGAACAGTATGCCCGCCACCATCTTGGATTCCGACAACCTCGTCACCTATTTCTGGGGCGACGAGGAAACGGACGGTCCCGCCGAGCCTTTCCCGACTCAGTTGATCTACTCGGGAGCAGACTCCTGAGAGCTAAGCCTCGTCTGAAGCTACGGGTGCATCTTCCACCCGCCACCCTTGCCCAGGAGAGAAGCACTTTGGACATGCCAGCCTCTTCTGCTcggtcttttttggggggggtgctcaGTCTTTTTTCTGGGGATCCTTTGGATCTTAAGAGCTTGAGGATTCAGCACCCCAGAGTTGATTCCCAGTGCGGGGTTTTGTTACGGTGCCAATATTTCTTTATCGGCttgctgcttgcttttttttttttaacttggagTCGGGATGCCAGCGTGGCGCCTATGGAGAGGCTTGGCCCTGTTGCCAGGGTTTTCTCCACCTGCTCtgacccatgccccccccccggtcggtGGCGCAACATCAAAAGTTCTCCTGCCTGTTGCGGGAGCTGGACACCATCCAGCGATGGACAGACTGGGTTCACACTGACCGCTTCTCGTGCTGCTTAACAGATCATAAGCAAAAGCGCCCCCCCcttttggagggggaaaagggggagcagcctgcccTGTAGCAAAATGTCTAGTGTTAGGGGAGGTGGGCAAGACCTTGGGAGTTCACCTgagtttgtttttcatttgtagtAGGGGGGGTTATTATTTTTCCTGAAAAGAAAACTATGCCTTGTTTTATCTCCTTAAGTTTCTAGTGAGAATGCTTGGaaaaaattagtaaaatatggaaatggagagaacaacaacaacaacaacaacaacaacaaataccccAGAGCCAAAATTCAGATGGCAGTGGTTTCCTTGTCATTTTTTTGCAAGGAGTCAGGGATGCAGAACCAAGGCTTCCCTCAATTCATCCTCAAATGTGGTCCCTATCTtttccac
Above is a window of Zootoca vivipara chromosome 2, rZooViv1.1, whole genome shotgun sequence DNA encoding:
- the LOC118080908 gene encoding zinc finger protein 436-like; protein product: MKDPKGKTLQEEEEEEEEDFGPQVELHFTILEESEGGISQGKLWHCEIDAELQPADSSQPELDDDSVYSDRSRSPSPELQEVLPHPDREAGKRRAEAYPPQGPEQQVELHFTILEESEGGISEGKLCASEVRPDEPLQASYPERPWDGPVPLSRKLSPPLEAAKPSFRPAEGRLEGETKGKAPAQEASDQQVALHFSIFDDPEEASLSQGAEDYPIWESPFKPAMYPGNYPKEDWDMSIDSLGDVFEQQFYPGGRVYPCTECGRVFNRKSTLTRHWRTHTGEKPYSCLDCGRSFSLNLNLLTHQMTHTGEKPYKCPDCGQSFTRSTSVTRHQRSHREEDGPYKGDLWEEAFPYMFPGPFPYPMPPMVEERPYLCPDCGEAFAHSGSLNRHLRMHRGERPYRCVMCGEGFCSMSKLCRHERIHMVEKPYHCEICGKSFAVKSTLTRHQMLHQAERPYMCPHCDKGYVQRSHLARHHHKAHPGVPFNPVKANSMPATILDSDNLVTYFWGDEETDGPAEPFPTQLIYSGADS